One Chanodichthys erythropterus isolate Z2021 chromosome 10, ASM2448905v1, whole genome shotgun sequence DNA segment encodes these proteins:
- the LOC137027564 gene encoding uncharacterized protein — MILKHVTTCLLFCTLIYLPHTDAESIRADKGATVHLPCHSPPDDSVKGSVKWTKNSATSKHICEWIIQTNIGSSSGDCIPRFTFNRTSFTLSIEKVQLSDSGNYSCKTARMIPPPTYNNISNVILHVAGWCCSSPSTALHPGLSLQLLNSSDDTCVHLLCSLESLNPELVNFTWSREGQRSLHPSTSYDMKSELDLCKPDWSDGDMITCHASYSNSQTQTSIQLPASDKESSQRSPVICVVLFSTFIICIIFIWMFFCISKYKSVTCCSGPST, encoded by the exons atgattttaaaacatgttacaacgtgtcttttattttgtactttaaTTTATCTCCCGCATACAG ATGCGGAGTCTATCAGAGCAGATAAAGGAGCGACTGTCCATCTGCCCTGCCACTCACCACCTGATGACAGTGTAAAAGGTTCTGTAAAGTGGACAAAAAATAGTGCAACTAGCAAACATATCTGTGAATGGATTATTCAAACAAATATTGGATCTTCCTCCGGTGATTGCATTCCTCGTTTTACATTCAACAGAACATCTTTTACACTAAGTATAGAAAAGGTTCAGCTCAGTGACTCtggtaattacagctgtaaaaCAGCAAGGATGATTCCACCACCAACATATAACAACATCTCAAATGTGATACTCCATGTTGCAG GTTGGTGTTGCTCATCTCCCTCCACTGCATTACATCCAGGTCTGTCCCTGCAGCTCCTGAACAGCAGTGATGACACCTGTGTTCATCTGCTCTGCTCTCTGGAGAGTCTGAACCCTGAGCTGGTGAACTTCACCTGGAGCCGAGAGGGTCAAAGGTCACTTCATCCATCCACATCTTATGACATGAAGAGTGAGCTGGATCTGTGTAAACCTGACTGGAGTGATGGAGACATGATCACCTGTCACGCCAGCTACTCAAATAGTCAAACCCAAACAAGTATACAACTCCCTGCTTCTGACAAAG AATCCAGCCAGAGATCTCCAGTGATTTGTGTCGTCCTTTTCAGCACCTTCATCATCTGCATCATTTTCATCTGGATGTTTTTCTGCATTTCCAAAT